The Algihabitans albus genome includes a window with the following:
- the lysA gene encoding diaminopimelate decarboxylase, with protein sequence MQGAFHYRDDGLSAGPVSLAEIAASVGTPVFVYSADAIVARYRAMTSALAAEGLDATVCYAVKANPHLAVVRTLAREGAGADVVSEGELLRARAAGVPGERIVFAGVGKTEAEMASGLEAGILQFNVESETELRTLDRVARDKGLRAPVSLRINPDVDARTHVKITTGTSENKFGIDHAQAGAIARQAAELPGIELTGLAVHIGSQLVDLAPYALAFEKLAQLFSDLRGAGLPLRRLDLGGGIGISYRDEQPPAVTDYARVAARAVGHLGVPVIFEPGRWMVGDAGLLLTRVIFVKRGVKKHFVIVDAAMNDLIRPTLYDAWHDILPVCRPDPEAPTQTVDIVGPICESGDLFATDRTLPPVEPGDLLAICSAGAYGATMASTYNSRLPAPEVLVAGADWAVIKDRPDHATLLRQESLPAWLAPEADREESLHAGSRAAS encoded by the coding sequence GTGCAAGGCGCCTTTCACTATCGCGACGACGGACTTTCGGCCGGCCCCGTATCTCTTGCCGAGATCGCGGCGTCGGTCGGCACGCCGGTTTTCGTCTACTCGGCCGATGCGATCGTCGCCCGCTACCGCGCCATGACCAGCGCACTGGCCGCAGAGGGGCTGGATGCGACTGTCTGTTATGCGGTCAAGGCCAACCCGCATCTGGCGGTCGTGCGGACCTTGGCGCGCGAAGGCGCCGGAGCCGACGTGGTCAGCGAGGGCGAGCTGCTGCGCGCCCGCGCCGCTGGCGTTCCAGGTGAGCGCATCGTCTTCGCCGGCGTCGGCAAGACCGAGGCGGAAATGGCGTCTGGGCTGGAGGCGGGCATCCTGCAGTTCAATGTCGAGTCCGAAACCGAGCTGCGGACACTCGATCGCGTCGCGCGGGACAAGGGTCTGCGAGCTCCGGTCTCCTTGCGTATCAATCCGGACGTGGACGCGCGGACGCACGTCAAGATCACCACCGGGACCTCGGAGAACAAGTTCGGCATCGACCATGCCCAGGCCGGGGCGATTGCCCGGCAAGCGGCGGAGCTGCCGGGGATCGAGTTGACCGGTCTGGCCGTGCATATCGGTTCTCAGCTTGTCGATCTGGCGCCCTATGCCCTGGCGTTCGAGAAGCTGGCGCAGCTCTTCTCCGACTTGCGCGGGGCCGGTTTGCCGCTGCGGCGGCTCGATCTCGGCGGCGGAATCGGCATCTCCTATCGTGACGAGCAGCCGCCGGCGGTGACCGACTATGCCCGTGTCGCCGCGCGGGCCGTCGGTCACCTGGGCGTCCCCGTGATCTTCGAACCGGGCCGCTGGATGGTCGGGGACGCCGGTCTGTTGCTGACCCGCGTGATTTTCGTGAAACGAGGGGTCAAAAAGCATTTCGTGATCGTCGATGCGGCGATGAACGACCTGATCCGCCCGACGCTCTACGATGCCTGGCACGACATCCTGCCGGTCTGCAGGCCGGATCCGGAGGCTCCGACCCAGACGGTCGATATCGTCGGCCCCATCTGCGAGAGCGGCGACCTCTTCGCGACCGATCGGACCCTACCGCCGGTTGAACCAGGAGATCTGCTCGCGATTTGTTCAGCAGGGGCCTATGGCGCGACCATGGCTTCGACCTATAATTCTCGTCTACCGGCGCCTGAGGTCCTGGTCGCGGGCGCCGACTGGGCGGTCATCAAGGATCGCCCGGATCACGCCACATTGCTGAGGCAGGAATCCCTGCCGGCATGGTTGGCGCCGGAAGCCGACCGGGAGGAGTCGCTGCACGCGGGGTCGCGGGCGGCTTCCTGA
- a CDS encoding TlpA disulfide reductase family protein — protein sequence MIQGLGKAFLGTSALLAAGLSVLLATAPAGSVRAGEPPLSPALEELWVTLLPPVATPERSFTLARDGVEQTITLGDLSGDVLLVNFWATWCAPCIHEMPSLDQLQADLADEGLQVVAISVDRGGLTQIEPFFTDLRLDHLAVYLDPKGELARDLDVRGLPSSYLVDRNGKVVGAMQGAYDWAAEDAKALIRHYLDQPVRQQDAAR from the coding sequence ATGATTCAAGGACTTGGAAAGGCTTTCCTCGGAACCTCGGCTCTGTTGGCAGCCGGTTTGAGCGTCCTCCTGGCGACAGCTCCGGCGGGTAGCGTTCGGGCCGGTGAGCCACCGCTGAGCCCGGCTCTCGAGGAGCTTTGGGTGACTTTGCTGCCTCCGGTCGCGACTCCGGAACGCAGTTTCACCTTGGCGCGCGACGGCGTCGAACAAACCATAACGCTCGGCGATCTGTCCGGCGACGTCCTGCTGGTCAACTTCTGGGCAACCTGGTGCGCGCCCTGCATTCATGAGATGCCGTCGCTCGACCAGCTACAGGCGGATCTTGCCGACGAAGGACTGCAGGTCGTCGCCATCTCCGTCGACCGCGGTGGGCTGACTCAGATTGAGCCCTTCTTCACCGACCTGCGTCTGGACCATCTTGCCGTCTATCTGGACCCGAAGGGCGAGCTCGCCCGCGATCTGGATGTACGCGGTCTTCCCAGCAGCTATCTGGTCGACCGCAACGGCAAGGTGGTCGGGGCCATGCAGGGCGCCTACGACTGGGCCGCTGAGGACGCCAAAGCCTTGATCCGCCACTATCTGGACCAACCGGTACGACAGCAGGACGCCGCCAGGTAA
- a CDS encoding protein-L-isoaspartate(D-aspartate) O-methyltransferase, with protein MQHTTETDDHFAGARAGMLKEIAQEAAEAAGWTGRSKLRAEVLEAVGRVPRERFIAAGEAAEAYRNRPLPIGCAQTISQPFIVALMSDLCGAGPGKRILEIGTGCGYQAAVLAELGAEVWSIESLPELYEGARTRLRNLKYRQIHLRLGDGTRGWPEAAPFHGIIVTAAAARRVPPALIDQLAAGGALVCPVAEGGSLGSLLGTPTQRLYLIQKDVHGVVSSRDVLPVAFVPLVEGS; from the coding sequence ATGCAACATACAACCGAGACCGACGATCATTTCGCTGGCGCTCGCGCCGGGATGCTCAAGGAGATCGCACAGGAAGCGGCGGAGGCCGCCGGCTGGACCGGGCGGTCGAAGCTGCGGGCGGAGGTGCTCGAGGCCGTCGGCAGGGTTCCGCGAGAGAGGTTCATCGCGGCGGGCGAGGCTGCCGAAGCCTATCGGAACCGGCCGCTGCCAATCGGCTGTGCCCAGACCATCAGTCAGCCCTTCATCGTCGCTCTGATGAGCGACCTCTGCGGAGCCGGCCCGGGCAAGCGCATCCTGGAGATCGGCACCGGTTGCGGCTACCAGGCCGCAGTACTGGCGGAATTGGGCGCCGAGGTTTGGTCGATCGAGTCGCTGCCCGAGCTTTACGAGGGAGCTCGCACGCGGCTGCGAAACCTGAAGTATAGGCAGATTCATCTGCGTCTCGGCGACGGCACGCGCGGCTGGCCGGAGGCAGCGCCCTTTCACGGCATTATCGTGACCGCGGCGGCGGCGCGCCGGGTTCCACCGGCGCTGATCGACCAGCTCGCCGCCGGCGGGGCGCTGGTCTGCCCCGTGGCCGAAGGCGGATCCCTCGGCAGCCTCCTGGGCACGCCGACCCAAAGGCTCTATCTGATCCAGAAGGACGTTCACGGCGTGGTTTCCAGCCGCGACGTACTGCCGGTCGCCTTCGTCCCTCTGGTCGAAGGCAGCTAG
- the htpG gene encoding molecular chaperone HtpG — translation MPDNESQTDSPQTDSANTGPATSEPLAFQAEVSRLLDIVANALYSNRDIFLRELISNGADACDRLRYLALTQPELLSGAAELAVELRPNAAAKQLEIVDSGVGMTRDELIENLGTIAHSGSAKFLSQLGDKKTEVDLIGQFGVGFYSAFMVADKVEVFSRRAGEQHGWRWESDGRSGFTVEETTEAPARGTRILLHLKEDAGDYAEPLRLRHIVKTYSDHISVPVKLSPGEGEDGSEPETLNSAGALWARPKSEVTEEQYQQFYHDVAHAFDQPWQTLHFKAEGMIEYSGLLFIPGTRPLDLFDPSRRGGVKLYVKRVFITDDCTEVVPTWLRFLRGVVDSEDLPLNVSRELLQNNPVLAKIRQGLTKRVLSDLEKKAEKEPEAYVTFWENFGPVLKEGLYEDSGHDDTLLKLARFKSTAPDLGDAGWTTLADYLTRMPEEQEAIYILAGDDLEQLVRSPQLEGFRAKGIEVLLLTDPIDEFWTVRVGTYRDKPFRSVTRAGGELDKVGEAESAEDADEKEDGGLETLLAMLRVSLQGKVKDVRASKRLTDSPVCLVADEGDIDLHLARLLKQHQRLDDTPTRILELNPKHPLVAALSETAKTAAAGAGENIEEVGLLLLDQARILEGEPPLDPAAFSRRLAGLVAKGLN, via the coding sequence ATGCCCGATAACGAATCCCAAACCGACAGTCCTCAGACCGACTCGGCCAACACAGGCCCAGCCACCTCTGAGCCCCTCGCTTTTCAGGCCGAGGTCAGCCGCCTGCTCGATATTGTCGCGAACGCGCTCTACTCGAACCGCGATATCTTTCTGCGCGAGCTCATCTCGAACGGGGCCGATGCCTGCGACCGCTTGCGCTATCTGGCCTTGACCCAACCGGAGTTGCTTTCCGGCGCGGCGGAACTGGCTGTCGAACTGCGGCCCAATGCGGCTGCCAAACAGCTCGAGATCGTCGATAGCGGCGTCGGCATGACGCGCGACGAACTGATTGAGAACCTGGGCACTATTGCCCACTCGGGCTCCGCCAAGTTTCTCAGTCAGCTCGGGGACAAGAAGACGGAAGTCGACCTGATCGGTCAATTCGGCGTCGGCTTCTATTCCGCCTTCATGGTGGCCGACAAGGTCGAAGTCTTCTCCAGGCGCGCCGGCGAGCAGCACGGCTGGCGCTGGGAGAGCGACGGGCGCAGCGGCTTCACTGTCGAGGAAACCACCGAGGCCCCGGCGCGGGGAACCCGGATCCTGCTCCACCTGAAGGAGGATGCGGGAGACTATGCCGAGCCGCTGCGCCTGCGTCATATCGTCAAGACCTACAGCGACCATATCTCGGTTCCGGTCAAACTCTCCCCGGGCGAAGGGGAAGACGGGAGCGAGCCCGAGACGCTGAATTCCGCCGGAGCCCTCTGGGCCCGGCCGAAAAGCGAGGTCACCGAGGAGCAGTACCAGCAGTTCTACCATGACGTGGCGCATGCCTTCGATCAGCCTTGGCAGACACTCCATTTCAAGGCCGAGGGCATGATCGAATACAGCGGTCTGCTCTTCATTCCCGGTACGCGGCCGCTCGATCTCTTCGATCCGAGCCGACGCGGCGGGGTGAAGCTCTACGTCAAGCGGGTCTTCATTACCGACGACTGCACGGAGGTGGTCCCGACTTGGCTCCGCTTCCTGCGCGGCGTTGTGGATTCGGAGGACTTGCCGCTCAACGTCAGTCGCGAGTTGCTGCAGAACAATCCCGTGCTCGCCAAGATCCGGCAGGGTCTCACCAAGCGCGTGCTGTCGGACTTGGAGAAGAAAGCCGAGAAGGAACCGGAGGCCTACGTCACCTTCTGGGAAAACTTCGGCCCGGTTTTGAAGGAAGGCCTCTACGAGGACAGCGGGCATGACGATACGCTGCTGAAGCTGGCGCGTTTCAAGTCGACCGCACCCGACCTGGGCGACGCCGGCTGGACCACCTTGGCCGACTATCTGACCCGCATGCCGGAGGAGCAGGAAGCGATCTACATCCTGGCCGGCGACGACCTGGAGCAGTTGGTCCGCAGCCCGCAGCTCGAAGGCTTCCGGGCCAAGGGAATCGAGGTTCTCTTGCTTACCGACCCCATCGACGAGTTTTGGACCGTGCGGGTCGGGACCTATCGGGACAAGCCCTTCCGGTCGGTGACCCGGGCCGGCGGCGAACTCGACAAGGTGGGCGAGGCCGAAAGCGCGGAGGATGCGGACGAGAAAGAAGACGGAGGGCTCGAGACCCTGCTTGCGATGCTGAGGGTCTCTCTGCAGGGCAAGGTGAAGGACGTGCGCGCCTCCAAGCGCCTGACCGACAGTCCGGTCTGTCTGGTCGCCGACGAGGGCGACATCGACCTGCATCTGGCGCGATTGCTGAAACAGCATCAGCGCCTGGACGATACACCGACGCGCATCCTCGAACTGAATCCGAAGCATCCGCTGGTCGCAGCCTTGTCGGAGACGGCCAAAACCGCCGCTGCGGGAGCCGGGGAGAACATCGAGGAGGTCGGACTGCTGCTTCTCGACCAGGCGCGCATTTTGGAGGGCGAGCCGCCGCTCGATCCGGCCGCCTTCTCGCGGCGCTTGGCCGGCCTGGTGGCGAAGGGGCTGAATTAG
- a CDS encoding helicase-related protein, with protein sequence MQSIMRERRITAVLGPTNTGKTHLAVERMLGHGSGTMGFPLRLLARETYDRVLRLKGADQVALITGEEKILPARARYFICTVESMPLGRDVAFLAVDEIQLAADPERGHVFTERLLRARGQDETMFLGAETIRPLIRRLVPEAEIISRPRMSTLSYAGAKKITRLPPRSAVVAFSAAEVYATAELMRRQRGGTAVVLGALSPRTRNAQVGLFEAGEVDYLVATDAIGMGLNLGLDHVCFARLRKFDGRLARRLSPQEVAQIAGRAGRHMADGTFGTTTELGGMDAELVEAVEDHAFDPLTAVTWRNGDLDFSSPKALLRSLDRPPPRPELIRVRNAEDQLALAALSREGGPAVLADRTDRVRLLWEVCQIPDFRKTLTDSHVRLLDQIYRHLLDRDRRLPDDFVAGQIAKLDRDEGDIDALVARIAHIRTWTFVTHRADWLEDATHWQERTRRIEDKLSDALHERLTQRFVDKRTATLVKRLDSGDKLLSAVKSNGEVVVEGEHVGQLEGFRFRLDASAEKQDRRALLAATRRALTEEMPLRVRRIEADDDGSFRLTAQGRLLWREAPLARLAAGDSVLNPQVEVARSEFLDGPARERLRLRLAAWLGRHLGNRLKPLVALKEAPLSGAARGLAYQLAEDLGCLARTMVADQLAALSKAERKALTELGVRLGAQSIFVPALLKPRQRDVCALLQGLRKDGVMLPCPEGDPAAFAPPRELNEADLRALGYRLFENAAGRLALRADVLERLAYAALKRGRGGAFTPDAELTRLVGGEARNLAVALPALGYWTVDSEDGRSFHSRPPKGGRRSTKAPKTSRGRAKAPQAPSRPEDSPFAALAALKTGKSAR encoded by the coding sequence TTGCAAAGCATCATGCGCGAACGCCGCATCACGGCCGTGCTCGGCCCGACCAACACCGGCAAAACCCACCTGGCCGTCGAGCGGATGCTCGGGCACGGCAGCGGTACCATGGGGTTTCCCCTGCGCCTACTGGCCCGCGAGACCTATGATCGCGTCCTCCGCCTCAAGGGTGCCGATCAGGTCGCTCTGATCACCGGCGAGGAAAAGATTCTCCCTGCCCGCGCGCGCTATTTCATCTGCACCGTCGAATCGATGCCGCTCGGTCGCGACGTCGCTTTTCTGGCCGTGGACGAGATCCAGCTCGCGGCAGACCCGGAGCGCGGACATGTCTTCACCGAACGGCTGCTGCGGGCCCGCGGCCAGGATGAAACCATGTTCCTGGGCGCCGAGACGATCCGGCCGCTGATTCGCAGGCTGGTGCCGGAGGCCGAAATCATCTCGCGTCCGCGCATGTCGACCTTAAGCTATGCCGGCGCCAAGAAAATCACGCGCCTTCCGCCACGCTCGGCGGTCGTCGCCTTCTCGGCGGCGGAGGTCTATGCCACCGCCGAATTGATGCGCCGGCAGCGCGGCGGCACGGCCGTAGTGCTCGGCGCACTCAGCCCGCGCACCCGCAATGCGCAGGTCGGTCTCTTCGAGGCAGGAGAGGTCGACTATCTGGTGGCCACCGATGCGATCGGCATGGGCCTCAATCTCGGTCTTGACCATGTCTGCTTCGCGCGTCTGCGCAAGTTCGACGGGCGGCTTGCCCGTCGGCTAAGCCCCCAGGAGGTGGCGCAGATCGCCGGGCGCGCCGGCCGGCATATGGCCGACGGAACCTTCGGCACCACCACGGAACTGGGCGGCATGGATGCCGAGCTGGTGGAGGCTGTCGAAGATCATGCCTTCGATCCTCTGACCGCCGTGACCTGGCGCAACGGCGATCTCGATTTTTCCAGTCCGAAGGCGCTGCTGCGCTCGCTCGATCGCCCCCCACCGCGGCCCGAGTTGATCCGCGTGCGCAACGCGGAAGACCAACTGGCCCTCGCCGCGCTCAGCCGCGAAGGCGGCCCAGCGGTGTTGGCCGACCGGACGGACCGGGTCCGGCTGCTCTGGGAAGTCTGTCAGATCCCCGATTTCCGGAAGACGCTGACGGATTCCCACGTTCGTCTGCTGGACCAGATCTACCGCCATTTGCTGGACCGCGACCGGCGGCTGCCGGACGATTTCGTCGCCGGCCAGATCGCCAAGCTGGATCGCGATGAGGGCGACATCGACGCCCTGGTCGCCCGGATCGCCCACATCCGCACCTGGACCTTCGTGACTCACCGCGCCGACTGGCTGGAAGACGCGACTCACTGGCAGGAGCGAACGCGAAGGATCGAGGACAAGCTGTCCGACGCGCTGCACGAACGCCTGACCCAGCGTTTCGTCGACAAGCGGACGGCAACGCTGGTCAAGCGGCTGGACAGCGGCGACAAGCTGCTGAGCGCCGTCAAATCGAACGGCGAGGTGGTGGTGGAGGGCGAACACGTCGGCCAGCTCGAGGGCTTTCGCTTTCGTCTGGACGCCAGCGCGGAGAAGCAAGACCGCCGCGCCCTGCTTGCCGCAACCCGACGTGCCTTGACCGAAGAGATGCCTCTGCGCGTTCGCCGTATCGAAGCCGACGACGACGGCAGTTTTCGGCTAACGGCTCAGGGCCGCCTGCTGTGGCGCGAGGCACCGCTTGCCCGGCTGGCGGCCGGCGACTCGGTCTTGAACCCGCAGGTCGAGGTCGCACGCAGCGAATTCCTCGATGGACCGGCACGCGAGCGGCTGCGGTTGCGGCTGGCGGCTTGGCTTGGCCGGCATCTGGGCAATCGCCTTAAACCGCTTGTCGCCTTGAAGGAGGCTCCCTTGTCGGGTGCCGCACGTGGCCTGGCCTACCAACTGGCGGAAGACCTGGGCTGCCTGGCACGCACGATGGTCGCTGATCAGCTTGCCGCCCTGAGCAAGGCCGAACGCAAAGCCCTGACCGAGCTCGGCGTCCGGCTCGGAGCACAGTCGATCTTCGTACCCGCCTTGCTGAAGCCACGCCAGCGGGACGTCTGCGCTCTGCTCCAGGGTCTGCGCAAGGATGGCGTCATGCTTCCCTGTCCGGAGGGCGATCCCGCCGCCTTCGCACCCCCGAGAGAGCTGAACGAGGCCGATCTGCGCGCACTCGGCTACCGGCTGTTCGAAAACGCGGCCGGCCGGCTGGCCCTGCGCGCCGATGTCTTGGAGCGGCTGGCCTATGCCGCGCTGAAGCGCGGGCGCGGAGGCGCCTTCACGCCCGATGCAGAGCTGACGCGATTGGTCGGAGGAGAAGCCCGGAACCTGGCCGTCGCCTTGCCGGCACTTGGGTACTGGACCGTGGATTCAGAGGACGGCCGTAGCTTTCACAGCCGTCCGCCCAAGGGCGGCAGGCGCTCGACCAAAGCTCCGAAGACCAGCCGAGGTCGCGCTAAGGCGCCTCAGGCGCCATCCCGCCCCGAAGACTCGCCCTTCGCAGCCTTGGCTGCGCTCAAGACCGGAAAGTCGGCGCGCTGA
- the argH gene encoding argininosuccinate lyase produces the protein MANPSAAVDSASPSANSMWGGRFAVGPDEAMERINASIDFDRRFYREDIAASRAHAAMLVAQGIVSVGDGDAIRRGLEQVLQEIESGDFAFSAALEDIHMNVEARLAELIGAAAGRLHTARSRNDQVATDFRLWLRGALDALDGQLRDLQAALIGQAEAEAATVMPGYTHLQAAQPVTFGHHMLAYVEMLGRDRGRLSDCRARVNESPLGAAALAGTSFPIDRQATAAALGFDRPLANSLDAVSARDFAIEFLAAGSILAVHLSRLAEELVLWCSQGFAFVTLSDAFTTGSSIMPQKKNPDAAELVRGKAGRVIGALTTLLVVMKGLPMTYGKDMQEDKEPVFEAVDTLSLCLLAMTGMLRDLKADPAAMAKACGSGFLTATDLADWLVRAVGMPFREAHHVTGRLVKLAEEKKVGLADLSLAEMQAADGRITDDVFSVLTVERAVASRMSFGGTAPERVREAATLARERFL, from the coding sequence ATGGCGAACCCTTCGGCGGCCGTCGACTCCGCCTCACCGAGCGCCAACTCGATGTGGGGCGGGCGCTTCGCCGTGGGACCGGACGAGGCGATGGAGCGGATCAACGCCTCCATCGATTTCGACCGGCGTTTCTACCGGGAGGACATCGCAGCCTCTCGGGCCCATGCGGCGATGCTGGTCGCCCAGGGTATCGTCTCGGTGGGAGATGGCGATGCGATCCGCCGAGGTCTAGAGCAGGTGCTTCAAGAGATCGAGAGCGGCGATTTCGCTTTTTCCGCCGCGCTCGAAGACATCCACATGAACGTCGAGGCGCGGCTGGCAGAACTGATCGGCGCGGCGGCCGGCCGGCTGCATACCGCGCGCAGCCGGAACGATCAGGTGGCGACCGACTTCCGCTTGTGGCTGCGCGGCGCCCTCGACGCGCTGGATGGTCAGCTTCGCGATCTTCAGGCCGCCTTGATCGGCCAGGCCGAGGCCGAGGCCGCGACGGTCATGCCGGGATACACCCACCTGCAAGCGGCCCAGCCGGTCACCTTCGGCCACCATATGCTGGCCTATGTGGAGATGCTCGGCCGCGACCGCGGGCGCTTGTCCGACTGCCGTGCGCGCGTGAACGAGAGTCCCCTGGGGGCCGCTGCCCTGGCCGGCACCTCCTTTCCGATCGACCGGCAGGCAACGGCCGCCGCCTTGGGCTTCGACCGGCCTCTGGCCAACTCGCTGGATGCCGTCTCCGCCCGCGATTTCGCCATCGAGTTCCTGGCCGCTGGCTCCATTCTCGCGGTTCACCTTTCGCGCCTGGCAGAGGAACTGGTGCTCTGGTGTTCGCAGGGCTTCGCCTTCGTGACCTTGTCGGATGCCTTCACGACCGGCAGCTCCATCATGCCGCAGAAGAAGAATCCCGACGCCGCCGAGTTGGTGCGCGGCAAGGCGGGACGGGTGATCGGCGCCCTGACGACGCTGCTTGTGGTGATGAAGGGTCTGCCGATGACCTACGGCAAGGATATGCAGGAGGACAAGGAGCCGGTTTTCGAGGCCGTCGATACCCTGAGTCTCTGCCTCCTCGCCATGACCGGCATGCTGCGCGACCTGAAGGCCGACCCTGCCGCCATGGCCAAGGCCTGCGGCAGCGGGTTCCTGACCGCCACGGATTTGGCCGATTGGCTGGTGCGTGCCGTTGGCATGCCGTTCCGAGAGGCGCATCATGTGACAGGCCGTCTGGTCAAGCTGGCCGAAGAGAAGAAAGTCGGCCTCGCCGACCTGTCTTTGGCTGAGATGCAGGCGGCGGACGGTCGCATCACCGATGATGTCTTTTCCGTCCTGACGGTAGAGCGGGCGGTGGCAAGCCGCATGTCCTTCGGCGGAACCGCGCCGGAGCGTGTCCGTGAGGCTGCCACCCTGGCTCGGGAGCGTTTCCTATGA